In bacterium, the genomic stretch TTTTGCCTCGCTTGACTGGAAAAGGAGTAACTCTTGCCCAACAGGTAGGTGGCATTGGAGTGCGTGGTCCGGGAGAGAAGAAACTGGAATATGATAGAAGGAAGGTAGAGGAACGGATAAGTAAACTGCAAAAGGAGATAAATAAAGTAAGTGAGCACCGTGAGCAGCAGAGACAAAGACGGCAAAGAGTTCCCCTGTCGATTATTGCCATTGTGGGTTACACCAATTCAGGGAAAACAACTTTGCTGAATACCCTGACCTCTTCCCACGTCTTCGTAGAGGATAAACTATTCTCCACTCTCGATCCCACCATACGCGGGTTGATTTTGCCCAACAAAGAGAAAGTACTACTTGTAGATACAGTAGGGTTTATTCATAAACTACCCCATCAATTAGTAGCTGCCTTCAGAGCGACCCTGGAAGAGGTTACTTCCAGTGACTTACTTCTTCACATCGTGGATGCCAGCCATCCTGAGTTTCAAAAACAGATTATTGCCGTAGAGAAGGTTCTTCAGGAACTTGATGCTCTGGGTAAGCCGACGATAACTATTTTTAATAAAATGGACCTGATTAAAAATAAACCACTCTTGCCTCGTCTGAAAAGGAAGTATAAAGATAGTATAAATATTTCCGCTAAGAAGGGTTTGGGTCTGGATAGATTGTATGATAGGATAATTGAGCACTTCGGAAAAGATAGGAACACCATAGAACTCGTAATTCCTCAGGCTCGCAGTGACCTGGTGAATCTGGTCTACGAAAAGGGTACAGTCCTTTCCCGTAAGTATAATGATAAAGACATACTACTTCAGGCACAACTTGACCAGAAGACTGTTCAAAGGTTAAAAGAGTTTATTAAGAAAAAACGTCGGCGCGCAGTCCATGGAGTAAGAGGCAGACGCAGACTTTAGTCTGCGTTTGAATTCGCAACCTGAAGGTTGCGACTACCTTAGGAGTTAAATTTGAATTTGGCTAATTATATTTCTCTTTTTCGTATAGTCATAATCCCGGCTTTCGTGATTCTCTTACTCAAACGCCATATTTATTTGCCTTTGCTTCTATTCTCATTGGCAATTGTCTCCGATGGACTGGATGGAATTGCTGCCCGTATTCAGAAACAGAAGACAAAATTGGGAAGTATCCTCGATCCTCTGGCAGACAAACTTTTATTGACTTCTGCTTATATAATCTTAGCCATCCTGAAGCTTGTTCCCCTGTGGGTAGTGATTATTATTTTCGGTCGAGATTTGGTTCTTATCTCAGGCTGGTTAATAATCTATTTTTCCACAGGTATGTCCACAATTATCCCTACTATAATGGGGAAAACGTCTGCGGTTTTGCAGATGACTGTAGTGTTTTTAGTTCTTCTAAGTAGCAGTGGTTATCTGGCAGAGGGAAAGTGGTTGGCAGTTAAGCCATTTATTCTCTCTGTTATGATTCTATTTACGGTTATTTCAGGAATGGAATATTGCCTTCGCGGAATTCGTATGATAAGTAAGGAGACTGCTTAACGTAAAAAGTTTTGGAGTCCTCCCGAAAGGGAGGTTCGGGCGACCACAAGGGTCGCCCCTACGCGATTCGCAAGGAGTCCATATAATGGATATATTTAAATTTATATTAATTTTATTAAGTGCCTATTTGATCGGTTCTCTTCCCTTCGGTTACCTCGCGGGAAAGTTAATTAAGCGTGTCGACCTTAGGCAAGAGGGAAGCAAAAATGTGGGAGCTACCAATGTCTTTCGAGTGATGGGAACTTTGCCGGCCATTGTGGTTCTTCTTTTAGATATTTCCAAGGGGTTTCTCGCTATCCATCTGGTCAGTTTATTCCAGTTGGGTGGAAGTGCAGGAATATCGCTACAAGCTTTTAACTTGGTCAGGATACTCGCTGGATTAGCTGCAATCGTCGGACATAACTGGACTATATTTTTGAAGTTCCGTGGAGGAAAGGGCGTAGCTACTGGTTGCGGGGTTTCCCTGGGGTTGGCACTCCTTCCTGCCTTAGTGAGTCTGGCAATCTTTGTAGTGGTAACAGGTTTAACTCGCTATGTATCTTTAGGTTCAATGTTTGCAGTTTTGGCATTTCCTTTAAATTGCCTATTATTCAAGGAATCGCTAATGTTAGTCTTTTTCGGCAGTTTTGTCGCCCTGGTGGTAGTAGCCAGGCACCAGGCTAATATAAAGAGGTTAATTGCTGGCACAGAAAATAGAATCGAATGGGTAAGAAATAAAGAAAAAATTTCCAACTTTTAAGAAGGAAAAGGAAAATGGTGAAAAGTGTCGCTATACTGGGTGCAGGGAGCTGGGGAATAACGCTTGCTATAATGCTTTTTGAAAAAGGATTTTTTGTAAAAGTCTGGGAATTTGAGAAAAAACAGGCTCAAATACTTAGAGAGAAACGCAAGCTTAGATTCTTGCCCTGGATAGATATTCCCCGGGAAATTGAAATCATTTCCAACATTTCTTATGCTCTCGATGGCGTCGGATTGGTTATAGTAGCTCTCCCCTCACATGTGGTTAGAAGAGTAGCAAAAAAGATGGCAAAAGTCCCTTTGCCAGAAGATATAATAATTGTGAATGTGTCCAAAGGACTGGAAGATAAAACTCTTCTCAGAATGTCTCAAGTCTTATCTGAAGAGTTACCCGAGAAATTAGGAAAACGGATTGTAGTTCTCTCAGGTCCTTCCCATGCAGAGGAGGTCAGTAGAAAAATTCCCACTACAGTTGTGGTGGCTTCCAGGAACGAAAAGTTGAACCAGGAAGTTCAAAAAATCTTTTTTGCGCCATTCTTTCGGGTATATACAAATCCGGACATTATTGGAGTGGAAATGGGTGGGGCGTTAAAGAACATTATTGCCTTAGCTGCCGGGATTGGCGATGGGTTGGGATTGGGCGATAACAGCAAGGCAGGATTAATTACCAGAGGATTAGTAGAAATTACGCGGTTAGGCAAAGCTCTGGGAGCAAAACCCTTAACATTTTCAGGACTTTCCGGAATGGGAGACCTGATTGTGACCTGCACAAGTGGCTACAGTCGGAATCGAAGTTTTGGAGAGAAAATCGGTCAGGGCGAGACCTTAAAAAAAGCGCTCTCCGAGATAAAGATGGTTGTTGAGGGAATCCGCACTACAAAAGCAGCTTATCAACTGGCAAAGAAATACAAAGTTTCTATGCCTATCACTGAGGAAGTGTATAAAGTTATTTTTAAGAACAAGAAGCCATCTGAGGCAGTGAAAGATTTGATGCTTCGACAAGCAAAGCCAGAGTTAGAAGAAGATTTTCTGAAAATGTAACTAGGTAGTCGCAGGTTTTAACCTGCGTCTCGTGAGAACCAAAGCGCTAAAATGTAAAATTAGGAAGTTTGGAAGGAGGAAGTAAATGAACAAATCCGATCTGATTGAAGAAGTTGCCAGAGTCACTTGCGCTAAGCAAGAAGCGAAGGATGCTGTCAATGCCTTGTTTTCCGTTATCAAGCAGGCCTTAGGGAAGAATGACAGAGTAGGAATCTCGGGATTTGGAAC encodes the following:
- the hflX gene encoding GTPase HflX; its protein translation is MKGGFLIKKLKETEYYKKEKVLLVGVELMGKNARLVEESLEELAFLTSSANAEVTCQTTQRRERIDPACFIGRGKASEIKNLCAEQEINTVIFDDDLSPAQQRNLEEIIKCKVIDRTRLILDIFASRARTQEGKLQVELAQLTYLLPRLTGKGVTLAQQVGGIGVRGPGEKKLEYDRRKVEERISKLQKEINKVSEHREQQRQRRQRVPLSIIAIVGYTNSGKTTLLNTLTSSHVFVEDKLFSTLDPTIRGLILPNKEKVLLVDTVGFIHKLPHQLVAAFRATLEEVTSSDLLLHIVDASHPEFQKQIIAVEKVLQELDALGKPTITIFNKMDLIKNKPLLPRLKRKYKDSINISAKKGLGLDRLYDRIIEHFGKDRNTIELVIPQARSDLVNLVYEKGTVLSRKYNDKDILLQAQLDQKTVQRLKEFIKKKRRRAVHGVRGRRRL
- a CDS encoding CDP-alcohol phosphatidyltransferase family protein → MNLANYISLFRIVIIPAFVILLLKRHIYLPLLLFSLAIVSDGLDGIAARIQKQKTKLGSILDPLADKLLLTSAYIILAILKLVPLWVVIIIFGRDLVLISGWLIIYFSTGMSTIIPTIMGKTSAVLQMTVVFLVLLSSSGYLAEGKWLAVKPFILSVMILFTVISGMEYCLRGIRMISKETA
- the plsY gene encoding glycerol-3-phosphate 1-O-acyltransferase PlsY, with protein sequence MDIFKFILILLSAYLIGSLPFGYLAGKLIKRVDLRQEGSKNVGATNVFRVMGTLPAIVVLLLDISKGFLAIHLVSLFQLGGSAGISLQAFNLVRILAGLAAIVGHNWTIFLKFRGGKGVATGCGVSLGLALLPALVSLAIFVVVTGLTRYVSLGSMFAVLAFPLNCLLFKESLMLVFFGSFVALVVVARHQANIKRLIAGTENRIEWVRNKEKISNF
- a CDS encoding NAD(P)H-dependent glycerol-3-phosphate dehydrogenase encodes the protein MVKSVAILGAGSWGITLAIMLFEKGFFVKVWEFEKKQAQILREKRKLRFLPWIDIPREIEIISNISYALDGVGLVIVALPSHVVRRVAKKMAKVPLPEDIIIVNVSKGLEDKTLLRMSQVLSEELPEKLGKRIVVLSGPSHAEEVSRKIPTTVVVASRNEKLNQEVQKIFFAPFFRVYTNPDIIGVEMGGALKNIIALAAGIGDGLGLGDNSKAGLITRGLVEITRLGKALGAKPLTFSGLSGMGDLIVTCTSGYSRNRSFGEKIGQGETLKKALSEIKMVVEGIRTTKAAYQLAKKYKVSMPITEEVYKVIFKNKKPSEAVKDLMLRQAKPELEEDFLKM
- a CDS encoding HU family DNA-binding protein, which encodes MNKSDLIEEVARVTCAKQEAKDAVNALFSVIKQALGKNDRVGISGFGTFSVRARKPRMGRNPRTGQPIEISAKRVVKFKPAKEILED